From the Sphingomonas aliaeris genome, one window contains:
- the argH gene encoding argininosuccinate lyase, whose product MWGGRFAEGPAAVMREINASIPFDKRLWRQDIAGSLAHVKMLGDSGIVSAEDAAAISAGLERVATDYEANGVAEDLTLEDIHMQTEAKLADMIGPVAGRLHTARSRNDQVATDFRLWVRDAIDQADAALARFQQALLTRAEEHADSVMPGFTHLQSAQPVTLGHHLMAYHEMIARDRSRFVDARARANLCPLGSAALAGTGFPIDRESTARALGFDGPTRNSLDGVSDRDFAIEYLTAATQTALHLSRLAEEFILWASQPFGFVSLSDQWSTGSSIMPQKRNPDAAELVRGHSGRIMGCLTSLMVTMKGLPLAYSKDMQDDKPPVFEAHDLLGLSIAAMTGMVESATFRTPRMRAAAEAGFSTATDLADWLVREGGIPFREAHHITGSAVKRAEDLGVALDKVPLADLQAIDARIDERVYGVLSVDASVASRVSFGGTAPARVRAAIAAAREGS is encoded by the coding sequence ATGTGGGGTGGGCGCTTCGCGGAAGGGCCCGCTGCGGTGATGCGCGAGATAAATGCCTCGATCCCGTTCGACAAGCGATTGTGGCGGCAGGACATCGCCGGGTCGCTGGCGCATGTGAAGATGCTGGGCGACAGCGGCATCGTCTCGGCGGAGGATGCGGCGGCGATCTCGGCCGGGTTGGAGCGCGTCGCGACGGATTACGAGGCGAACGGCGTCGCGGAGGATCTGACGCTCGAAGACATCCATATGCAGACCGAGGCGAAGCTGGCCGACATGATCGGTCCGGTCGCCGGCCGGCTGCACACCGCGCGCAGCCGCAACGATCAGGTCGCAACCGATTTCCGCCTGTGGGTGCGCGATGCGATCGATCAGGCGGATGCCGCGCTCGCCCGGTTTCAGCAGGCGTTGCTGACGCGTGCGGAAGAGCATGCCGACAGCGTGATGCCCGGCTTCACGCATCTGCAAAGCGCGCAGCCGGTGACGCTCGGGCATCACCTGATGGCGTATCACGAGATGATCGCGCGCGACCGCAGCCGCTTCGTCGATGCCCGCGCGCGCGCCAACCTGTGTCCCTTGGGGTCTGCGGCGCTCGCCGGAACCGGCTTCCCGATCGATCGCGAGTCGACTGCCCGCGCGCTCGGCTTCGACGGGCCGACGCGCAACTCGCTGGACGGCGTCAGCGACCGTGACTTCGCGATCGAATATCTCACCGCCGCGACGCAGACCGCGTTGCACCTCAGCCGGCTGGCGGAGGAATTCATCTTGTGGGCGTCGCAACCGTTCGGGTTCGTGTCCCTGAGCGACCAATGGTCCACCGGCAGCTCGATCATGCCGCAGAAGCGCAATCCCGACGCGGCCGAACTGGTGCGTGGGCATAGCGGGCGGATCATGGGTTGCCTGACGTCGCTGATGGTGACGATGAAGGGCCTGCCCCTCGCCTATTCGAAGGACATGCAGGACGACAAGCCGCCGGTGTTCGAGGCGCACGACCTGCTCGGCCTGTCGATCGCGGCGATGACCGGGATGGTCGAAAGCGCGACGTTCCGCACCCCCCGGATGCGCGCGGCGGCGGAGGCGGGCTTCTCCACCGCGACCGATCTGGCCGACTGGCTGGTGCGCGAGGGCGGCATCCCGTTCCGCGAGGCGCATCACATCACCGGCAGCGCGGTGAAGCGCGCCGAGGATCTGGGCGTCGCGCTCGACAAGGTGCCGCTTGCCGACCTGCAAGCAATCGATGCGCGAATCGACGAACGCGTCTATGGCGTGCTCAGCGTCGATGCCTCGGTCGCTAGCCGGGTGAGTTTCGGCGGCACCGCGCCGGCGCGGGTGCGCGCTGCGATCGCCGCTGCGCGAGAAGGATCGTGA
- a CDS encoding TlpA family protein disulfide reductase, which translates to MAAFKGKPVLVNLWATWCAPCLKEMPTLDVLAGRMTVVAVSQDLDGTTKVAPYMAKAGLKNIKPYLDTAVALSTTYQTSLPTSILYDSAGKEVWRVTGGMDWTSDKATALLAEAT; encoded by the coding sequence ATTGCCGCGTTCAAGGGCAAGCCCGTGCTGGTTAATCTGTGGGCGACATGGTGCGCCCCCTGCCTGAAGGAGATGCCCACGCTGGACGTCCTGGCCGGGCGGATGACGGTCGTCGCGGTGTCGCAGGATTTGGACGGCACGACGAAGGTCGCGCCCTATATGGCGAAAGCCGGCCTGAAGAACATCAAGCCGTATCTCGACACCGCGGTCGCGCTCAGCACCACCTATCAAACGAGCCTGCCGACCAGCATCCTGTACGATTCCGCTGGCAAGGAAGTGTGGCGCGTGACCGGCGGGATGGACTGGACGTCGGACAAGGCGACCGCTTTGCTGGCGGAGGCAACGTAA